From a region of the Dermatophagoides farinae isolate YC_2012a chromosome 3, ASM2471394v1, whole genome shotgun sequence genome:
- the LOC124494794 gene encoding uncharacterized protein LOC124494794 isoform X3, whose amino-acid sequence MNMIISMYNNNNNNNCKPTNKSTTTINKSGKFFNFLQYIITLCFYSLMCVKKLMFLCLLESKLIKLLKFQHHNNRYNRKFSIVIIVFILNFLIFCALLTTTMPSSSISPILFANAFILSDSDKSTSSKQTSFYNDGLQYGHTSQSRFNNYNDDNDDDDYYDFERKLSSTVVKIKYGLLQGLLVRMDKMFSNSTKTTKNHHHHHHHPIRLQPVKAYLGIPYASPPTGALRFMPPVTPAHWRGIRLATELQPLCPQRIPYADLVLNQTTSTEALKLMPLARFEWLRRIVPRMLNQSEDCLYLNIYTPDLGSEWPEIKKSSVKKTDSIIVADDGNQRQVNDNDDGQDNDNYHHYYHYHQQHQKNKKLEHQADSSLSFGNNNNDDDPDTETILNENDDDVDDDDNESNDGDNDDMNDDDDDVDDDGVKITEENLDSTRFTDEDDVNNNIHLNNRESIHPDNDYDNGQIRKQRRQTSSSSSSSKKFPVIVFLTGESYEWNPGSLYDGSILASYGQTVVVTLNFRLGILGFLPANIDGTMRGNYGLMDQVAALHWIQENIEHFGGASNNITIVGHGYGAACAHLLMLSPMAKGLFNRVILMSGSALSPWAIARDANVYAEQIGNQLNCPIKKTSLIIDCLRTRTIDQLQSVNYQVPDHLTGFGPIIDGIVVPQEPRILMYQMRQSIWLRQNYQQQQQQQNQSETAIPSWSTLSAHLHRIHSNNGARSSSSSSSNSRNHHIINISNKMSASSLPVTAAFQQPQQQQQQQQQQPQQSSTSSSSSWFYWTTSIPDLMVGVTRVESPTAIFSSHEERNGISVARRDRLLRTLVRNLYDYHQQAIFYTLINEYTDWTKSSIEHPLNLMDSLMELYADALVVAPLIESLDHHYAQSSLSTTTTTTNSPTASVTPGGSSSFTTDTPNTYFYVFQYQNDHFSKQSYHERIGAAYGDDIAFIFGVPFILYYHGDNYFFHNHNHHHYYHQHMAKMKNKFRYPILDISSNWYPSSSSSSSSSTSSSNKTINELELCQRFISSWINFAIRGNPNDDDDDDDNNNNNENNNDSQIRSSLSNHPRHHRPHHSHHHHQHQQQQQQQYFLSSSTLQSNEKRITKTHDQWILFYGYQTIHTSWPWQLKTKLSNNNNNNNNQHQQQWPQYDTTKRRYLQFGQSSIESRDHYHSHRLSIWLSLIPRLHVPIELKDSSIMPLYGSIDSMMEKSIDNVINNDNDNDLPGGFELDQDQYFYLKHHLLPDHENIDTYDGNVKELPIKIPESKQWQQKHLRRNMTSLYEQQQQMLYGRIYDTMTNVIINDGSSSSSSSAVLLTGIRPQMSTSQQQYARRQIESNKNKILIPELVEQSGSKTYPSNQNNNIEIDDDNNLANNMIRKNSDSKSNNSQSHLESTSAVSAHQIPSSSSFVSETYSTLVYISFIIGGLLFLLNLIIVIGVYLQMKNGRQRQQQQQQRRRRRGQQEQKFGTTLEDQITITDQNQQQLLQTSQEHLNCGSSGGGDGINGGVDYDDDEFLEMATTTMAITTNVINNINDNKNNHKR is encoded by the exons ATGAATATGATAATCAGcatgtacaacaacaacaacaacaacaactgcaaaccaacaaacaaatcaacaacgacaattaataaaagtggaaaatttttcaattttctacAATACATTATTACTTTATGTTTTTACAGTTTaatgtgtgtgaaaaaattaatgtttttgtgCCTTCTAGAAtcgaaattgattaaattattaaaatttcaacatcataataatcgatataatcgaaaattttcaattgtcattattgtttttattttgaattttcttattttttgtgCCTTATTAACCACAACGATGCCTTCTTCATCGATATCACCAATATTATTTGCCAATGCATTTATATTGTCTGATTCGGataaatcaacatcatcaaaacaaacatcattcTATAATGATGGATTACAATATGGCCATACATCACAATCAAGATTTAAtaattacaatgatgataatgatgatgatgattattatgattttgaacgaaaattatcatcaacagttGTGAAAATTAAATATGGTCTATTACAAGGATTACTTGTACGAATGGATAAAATGTTTAgcaattcaacaaaaacaacaaaaaatcatcatcatcatcatcatcatccaatacGATTACAACCAGTAAAAGCTTATCTAGGCATACCATATGCATCGCCACCAACCGGTGCCTTACGTTTTATGCCGCCCGTAACACCTGCACATTGGCGTGGTATTCGTTTAGCAACAGAGTTACAACCACTTTGTCCACAACGAATACCATATGCTGATCTAGTactaaatcaaacaacatcaACTGAAGCGTTGAAATTAATGCCATTAGCACGATTCGAATGGTTAAGGCGAATCGTTCCAAGAATGTTGAATCAAAGTGAAGATTGTCTTTATCTTAATATTTATACACCGGATCTAGGATCTGAATGgccagaaataaaaaaatcttcagtgaaaaaaactgattcaattattgttGCCGATGATGGTAATCAACGTCAAG ttaatgacaatgatgacggCCAAGACAACGATaactatcatcattactatcattatcaccagcaacaccaaaaaaataagaagCTTGAACATCAGGCCGATTCGTCATTGTCGTTcgggaacaacaacaacgatgatgatccagatACGGaaacaattttgaatgaaaatgatgatgatgttgatgacgatgataatgaatccaatgacggtgataatgatgatatgaatgatgatgatgatgatgttgatgatgatggagttAAAATAACCGAAGAGAATCTAGATTCAACTAGGTTTactgatgaagatgatgtaaataataatatacatCTAAACAATCGTGAATCTATACATcctgataatgattatgataatggtcAAATACGAAAACAACGTCggcaaacatcatcatcatcatcgtcatcaaaaaaatttcctgtAATTGTATTTCTAACTGGTGAATCATATGAATGGAATCCTGGATCATTATATGATGGATCAATATTGGCTAGCTATGGACAAACGGTTGTTGTTACATTAAATTTTCGTCTTGGAATTTTAG GATTTTTGCCGGCAAACATCGATGGAACTATGCGTGGAAATTATGGCTTAATGGATCAAGTAGCAGCATTACATTGGATACAGGAAAATATTGAACACTTTGGTGGTGCATCCAATAACATAACGATTGTTGGCCATGGTTATGGGGCTGCATGTGCACATCTATTAATGTTATCACCAATGGCTAAAGGTCTATTCAATCGTGTAATTCTTATGAGTGGTTCAGCATTATCGCCATGGGCCATAGCTCGTGATGCTAATGTATATGCAGAACAAATTggaaatcaattaaattgtcCAATCAAG AAAACTTCactaatcattgattgtctTCGAACACGAACGATTGATCAATTACAATCGGTCAATTATCAAGTGCCTGATCATTTGACTGGATTTGGTCCAATTATTGATGGTATTGTTGTACCACAAGAGCCAAGAATTCTTATGTATCAAATGCGTCAATCAATATGGCTAagacaaaattatcaacaacaacaacaacaacagaatcaatCAGAAACAGCAATTCCATCTTGGTCAACTTTATCAGCACATTTACACAGAATTCATTCTAATAATGGTgctcgatcatcatcatcatcatcatcgaattctagaaatcatcatatcattaacatttcaaataaaatgtcTGCATCCTCATTACCAGTAACAGCAGCATtccaacaaccacaacaacaacaacaacaacaacaacaacaaccacaacagtcatcaacatcatcatcatcatcgtggtTTTATTGGACAACATCCATACCAGATTTAATGGTCGGTGTAACCCGAGTAGAATCACCAACAGCCATATTTAGCTCACATGAAGAACGTAATGGAATTTCAGTGGCACGTCGTGATCGATTATTACGAACATTAGTACGTAACctttatgattatcatcagcag GCCATTTTTTATacattaatcaatgaatatacGGATTggacaaaatcatcaattgaacaTCCATTAAATTTAATGGATTCATTGATGGAATTATATGCCGATGCATTGGTCGTTGCaccattgattgaatcattggatcatcattatgcccaatcgtcattatcaacgacaactacaacaacaaattcaccAACAGCATCGGTAACACCTGGTGGTAGTTCATCATTTACTACAGACACACCAAACACctatttttatgtttttcaatatcaaaatgatcatttttctaAACAAAGTTATCATGAACGTATTGGTGCAGcctatggtgatgatattgcCTTTATATTTGGTGTTCCATTCATACTTTATTATCATggtgataattattttttccataatcataaccatcatcattattatcatcaacatatggcaaaaatgaaaaataaatttcgtTATCCAATATTGGACATATCATCTAATTggtatccatcatcatcatcatcatcatcatcaagtacatcatcatcgaataaaaCTATAAATGAATTAGAATTATGTCAACGATTCATATCCTCGTGGATTAATTTTGCTATACGTGG gaatccaaatgatgatgatgatgatgatgataataacaataataacgaaaataacaatgattcacagattcgatcatcattgtcaaatCATCCACGTCATCATCGTCcacatcattctcatcatcatcatcaacatcaacaacaacaacagcaacaatattTCTTGTCTTCATCAACGttacaatcaaatgaaaaaagaataacaaaaactCATGATCAATGGATTTTATTCTATGGTTATCAAACAATACATACATCATGGCCATGgcaattgaaaacaaaattatccaacaataacaacaacaacaacaaccaacatcaacaacaatggccaCAATATGATACGACCAAAAGAAGATATTTACAATTTG gacaatcatcaatcgaatcgcgtgatcattatcatagtCATCGATTGTCGATTTGGTTATCGTTAATACCACGATTACATGTACCAATCGAGCTTAAagattcatcaataatgccTCTTTAtggatcaatcgattcaatgatggaaaaatcaaTAGATAATgttatcaataatgataatgataatgatttgcCCGGTGGTTTTGAACTAGATCaagatcaatatttttatctAAAACATCATTTATTGCCTGATCATGAAAATATAGATACATATGATGGTAATGTTAAAGAACTACCGATAAAAATACCCGAATCAAAACAATGGCAACAGAAACATTTACGACGAAATATGACAAGTttatatgaacaacaacaacaaatgctATATGGTCGTATTTATGATACAATGACCAATgtaatcattaatgatggttcatcatcatcatcatcttcagcCGTATTATTGACAGGAATTCGTCCACAAATGTCTACATCACAGCAACAATATGCACGACGACAgattgaatcgaataaaaataaaattctcatACCGGAACTAGTGGAACAATCTGGTTCGAAAACATATCcatcgaatcaaaataataacattgaaattgatgatgataataatttagcCAACAAtatgattcgaaaaaattctgattcaaAAAGCAATAATTCACAATCACATTTG
- the LOC142597357 gene encoding uncharacterized protein LOC142597357, producing MMNQLWFIMMIVMMKLETLVALKLSTSTITSTTTTSSNNFIIPVVETSNTLVVVTTNNPESLNVTIVLIISFMVGFFIGLIIFLYYILYYDGNGRLLFSDQSEAQTEDFYQYSSETLIPHPTIKSTTTTTTTTTTTQTPTPTSLTTLSTTPKIVKAKTKTEKTAKITKKVKKIKHHIPLLESSKSTTKSKNKKSKFKLWISWIIGFLTKHMTKRRYSSSSSSSSSSSPITNKFSMKPLTTITSKVSFKIEKSATKTTSTATSSLSKTMTIITPKNGNNV from the coding sequence atgatgaatcaattatggttcataatgatgatagtaatgatgaaattggaaaCACTAGTAGCATTGAAATTGTCAACCAGCACTATTACCAGTACTACGACAACTAGtagtaataattttattattccagTAGTTGAAACATCAAATacattggtggtggtaacgACAAATAATCCAGAAAGTTTAAATGTAACCATTGTATTGATCATAAGTTTTATGGTTGGCTTTTTCATTGGTTTAATCATCTTTCTATACTATATTCTTTATTATGATGGTAATGGacgtttattattttccGATCAATCAGAAGCTCAAACAGAggatttttatcaatattcATCTGAAACATTGATACCACATCCTAcgataaaatcaacaacgacgacgacaacaacaacaacaacaacacaaacaccaacaccaacTTCATTAACTACTTTATCCACTACACCTAAAATAGTtaaagcaaaaacaaaaactgaaaaaacaGCTAAAATTAcgaaaaaagtgaaaaaaattaaacaccATATACCATTGTtagaatcatcaaaatcaacaacaaaatctaaaaataaaaaatcaaaattcaagttATGGATATCATGGATAATAGGATTTCTAACGAAACACATGACAAAACGtcgatattcatcatcatcatcatcatcatcatcatcatcgccaattacaaacaaattttcaatgaaacctttaacaacaatcacatcaAAAGTGTCAtttaaaatagaaaaatcagcaacaaaaacaacatcgaCAGCAACGTCGTCTTTATCGAAAACTATGACAATAATCACACCAAAAAACGGAAACAATGTATAA
- the LOC124494897 gene encoding uncharacterized protein LOC124494897 isoform X1 gives MQIKSIVKISFIFATFFTTCLAQKGGSYGKTLLNENRSPARQIQQQQQQQILQQAAIAPNVQPIVQQTFQPAPVQQYEDDQAAIAGPIRQRPSDQAAIAAPIPDGDDDNQHPAPEPYTFSYAVNDEQSGSEMSREESQDANGNIVGFYLIRDSENRMRRVDYTAGPEGFRAIIRSNEEGLANKDSADAKYEVDEVPADRQNAAALAAQSRSQAAGYGQQQQQTGPSGSLSGSSYTSGAVTPQQPQQQQSSYALAGNERQRIQPQTIKGSPKTPSSFVSPAQQQRPVAPLIKQTFQPAPIVQQQPAQSDSYFPSRSSSATLAASSQDFEHQQQQQQSEEETAAIQPIINNHHASSSSHSSSFPSRITPISRPASRLQPQQFELTQPFIQQDYEEDQQRMQSTKSKRWALPLNFFLPQEYRS, from the exons ATGCAGATCaag TCTATcgtaaaaatttcattcatatttgcCACATTTTTTACCACTTGTTTGGCACAAAAAGGTGGCTCATATGGTAAAactttattgaatgaaaatcgtAGTCCAGCCCGTcagattcaacaacaacaacaacaacaaattcttcAACAAGCCGCTATTGCACCGAATGTTCAGCCAATTGTACAACAAACTTTTCAACCAGCTCCAGTTCAACAG TACGAAGATGATCAAGCAGCCATTGCAGGTCCAATTCGTCAACGACCAAGTGATCAAGCAGCTATAGCTGCACCAATAcctgatggtgatgatgataatcaacatcCAGCACCTGAACCATATACATTTTCCTATGCagtgaatgatgaacaaagtGGTTCCGAAATGTCTCGTGAAGAATCACAAGATGCTAACGGAAATATTGTCG GATTCTATCTTATTCGTGATTCTGAAAATCGTATGAGACGTGTGGATTATACCGCCGGCCCTGAAGGTTTTCGG GCCATAATCCGTTCTAATGAAGAAGGTCTAGCAAATAAAGATTCTGCTGATGCAAAATATGAGGTGGATGAAGTCCCAGCCGATCGACAAAATGCTGCTGCACTTGCAGCACAATCACGTTCACAAGCTGCCGGTTacggacaacaacaacaacaaacaggaCCATCCGGTTCATTGAGTGGTTCATCGTATACGAGTGGTGCTGTTACGccacaacaaccacaacaacaacaatcaagcTATGCATTAGCCGGTAATGAACGTCAACGTATACAACCACAAACAATTAAAGGATCACCAAAAACGCCaagttcatttgtttcacctgcacaacaacaaagaccTGTTGCACCATTaattaaacaaacatttcaaCCGGCTCCAATTGTTCAACAGCAACCAGCTCAATCCGATTCTTATTTTCCATCAAGATCATCTTCCGCCACTTTAGCTGCTTCTTCACAAGATTttgaacatcaacaacaacagcaacaaagtGAAGAgg AAACAGCTGCCATTCAACCAATcataaataatcatcatgcatcatcatcatcacattcatcatcatttccatcACGAATAACACCAATAAGCCGGCCAGCTAGCCGATTACAGCCACAACAATTTGAACTAACACAACCATTTATTCAACAAGATTATGAAGAAGATCAACAACGAATGCAATCGACTAAATCAAAACGATGGGCATTaccattaaattttttcttaccACAAGAATATCGTTCATGA
- the LOC124494897 gene encoding uncharacterized protein LOC124494897 isoform X2 produces the protein MQIKSIVKISFIFATFFTTCLAQKGGSYGKTLLNENRSPARQIQQQQQQQILQQAAIAPNVQPIVQQTFQPAPVQQYEDDQAAIAGPIRQRPSDQAAIAAPIPDGDDDNQHPAPEPYTFSYAVNDEQSGSEMSREESQDANGNIVGFYLIRDSENRMRRVDYTAGPEGFRAIIRSNEEGLANKDSADAKYEVDEVPADRQNAAALAAQSRSQAAGYGQQQQQTGPSGSLSGSSYTSGAVTPQQPQQQQSSYALAGNERQRIQPQTIKGSPKTPSSFVSPAQQQRPVAPLIKQTFQPAPIVQQQPAQSDSYFPSRSSSATLAASSQDFEHQQQQQQSEEAFI, from the exons ATGCAGATCaag TCTATcgtaaaaatttcattcatatttgcCACATTTTTTACCACTTGTTTGGCACAAAAAGGTGGCTCATATGGTAAAactttattgaatgaaaatcgtAGTCCAGCCCGTcagattcaacaacaacaacaacaacaaattcttcAACAAGCCGCTATTGCACCGAATGTTCAGCCAATTGTACAACAAACTTTTCAACCAGCTCCAGTTCAACAG TACGAAGATGATCAAGCAGCCATTGCAGGTCCAATTCGTCAACGACCAAGTGATCAAGCAGCTATAGCTGCACCAATAcctgatggtgatgatgataatcaacatcCAGCACCTGAACCATATACATTTTCCTATGCagtgaatgatgaacaaagtGGTTCCGAAATGTCTCGTGAAGAATCACAAGATGCTAACGGAAATATTGTCG GATTCTATCTTATTCGTGATTCTGAAAATCGTATGAGACGTGTGGATTATACCGCCGGCCCTGAAGGTTTTCGG GCCATAATCCGTTCTAATGAAGAAGGTCTAGCAAATAAAGATTCTGCTGATGCAAAATATGAGGTGGATGAAGTCCCAGCCGATCGACAAAATGCTGCTGCACTTGCAGCACAATCACGTTCACAAGCTGCCGGTTacggacaacaacaacaacaaacaggaCCATCCGGTTCATTGAGTGGTTCATCGTATACGAGTGGTGCTGTTACGccacaacaaccacaacaacaacaatcaagcTATGCATTAGCCGGTAATGAACGTCAACGTATACAACCACAAACAATTAAAGGATCACCAAAAACGCCaagttcatttgtttcacctgcacaacaacaaagaccTGTTGCACCATTaattaaacaaacatttcaaCCGGCTCCAATTGTTCAACAGCAACCAGCTCAATCCGATTCTTATTTTCCATCAAGATCATCTTCCGCCACTTTAGCTGCTTCTTCACAAGATTttgaacatcaacaacaacagcaacaaagtGAAGAgg Ctttcatttga